In Elusimicrobiota bacterium, a genomic segment contains:
- a CDS encoding ATP-binding protein, with protein MILLLLQFSKLAGTGAVALGSFILFCWLANHNALLKLPAGLLAVHPATAILFILAGVSLRLSGLTSVRWRRAGQLCAGLLVFIIMAVPVSWFERFFRGPGSAMMQLDPLASLSLLGAGLALIALDVEWPRGFWPAQYLCIAGLSLGLLTLVGYGYGIKPLLHQALSFDVMQLNIALTIAILNLGILCVRPDRGLMALAISQGPGGSTVRVLLPAMIIIPTGLAAIRLAAANTGLYYSVSGSTTFGLANLLVFAILIWWNAASLQRISAEQNRAKQQAEALLFSISDGILMLDEKGLIQLANRRLREFLDLSPALNIEGKSLREVMPDSRLREAVLQACAEPRPNVFREIDLSTEERRRYLRISAVPVVAPATGATLGVITAVRDATFEKDLDKMKEDFLHDITHDLRNPVGSAMGFVDVLLKGTVGELNPEQKSMLASVRRSASRLMGMINNILDIAKMDSGRIQMDLRPASLTAIAGRAVAEMAPLARPKNIKLALETVEDHVVTADAELLLRVVVNLVGNAIKFTPEAGVVTVRVTDKGPAAELEVADTGEGIPLEDQTRIFQKFEQVARQRRGGTGLGLAIAKFFVEAHRGRIWVDSQEGKGSRFTFTIPKGLAHDKDGAVVLGPAPAPPPGQAKKSPQGTEQAKPC; from the coding sequence ATGATCCTCCTGCTCCTGCAGTTCTCGAAGCTGGCCGGAACCGGCGCCGTCGCGCTCGGCAGCTTCATCCTTTTCTGCTGGCTCGCGAATCACAACGCGCTGCTCAAGCTCCCCGCAGGCTTGCTCGCCGTGCACCCGGCTACGGCGATCCTGTTCATATTGGCGGGGGTTTCGCTGCGCCTTTCCGGTCTGACCTCTGTCCGGTGGCGGCGCGCCGGGCAGCTGTGCGCAGGCTTGCTGGTCTTCATCATCATGGCCGTGCCGGTCAGCTGGTTCGAACGGTTCTTCCGCGGGCCGGGGAGCGCCATGATGCAGTTGGATCCCCTGGCCTCCCTGAGCCTGCTCGGGGCTGGATTGGCATTGATCGCCCTGGACGTCGAGTGGCCGCGCGGGTTCTGGCCGGCCCAGTACTTGTGCATCGCGGGCCTGTCTTTAGGGTTGTTGACGCTGGTCGGATACGGCTACGGGATCAAGCCCTTGCTGCACCAAGCCCTTTCCTTCGACGTGATGCAGCTCAACATCGCCCTGACCATCGCCATCCTGAATCTCGGCATACTGTGCGTCCGGCCCGACCGGGGGCTCATGGCCCTGGCCATCAGCCAGGGCCCCGGCGGCTCGACCGTGCGGGTGCTGCTGCCGGCGATGATCATCATACCCACCGGCCTCGCGGCGATCCGGTTGGCCGCGGCGAACACCGGCCTGTACTACAGCGTCTCGGGCTCCACGACCTTCGGCCTGGCCAACCTGCTGGTCTTCGCCATCCTGATCTGGTGGAATGCCGCCTCGCTGCAGCGGATCAGCGCCGAGCAGAATCGGGCCAAGCAGCAGGCCGAGGCGCTCCTGTTCTCCATCAGCGACGGCATCCTGATGCTCGACGAGAAGGGCCTCATCCAGCTCGCCAACCGCCGGCTGCGCGAGTTCCTGGACTTGAGCCCGGCCCTGAACATCGAAGGCAAGAGCCTGCGCGAGGTCATGCCTGACTCGCGCCTGCGCGAGGCGGTGCTCCAGGCCTGCGCCGAGCCTCGTCCGAACGTCTTCCGGGAAATCGACCTTTCGACGGAGGAGAGGCGCCGCTACCTGCGCATCAGCGCGGTGCCGGTCGTGGCCCCGGCGACCGGCGCGACGCTGGGGGTGATCACGGCCGTGCGCGACGCCACTTTCGAGAAGGACCTCGACAAGATGAAGGAGGACTTCCTCCACGACATCACCCATGACCTGCGCAATCCCGTCGGCTCGGCCATGGGCTTCGTGGACGTGCTCCTCAAGGGCACGGTCGGCGAGCTCAACCCCGAGCAGAAATCGATGCTGGCCTCCGTCAGACGCTCGGCCAGCCGCCTGATGGGCATGATCAACAACATCCTGGACATCGCCAAGATGGATTCGGGCCGCATCCAGATGGACCTGCGCCCCGCTTCGCTGACCGCCATCGCCGGCCGCGCGGTCGCCGAGATGGCGCCCCTGGCCCGGCCCAAGAACATCAAGCTGGCTCTGGAGACCGTCGAAGACCATGTCGTCACGGCCGATGCGGAGCTCTTGCTGCGGGTGGTGGTCAACCTGGTGGGCAACGCCATCAAGTTCACGCCCGAGGCGGGGGTGGTGACGGTGCGCGTCACGGACAAGGGGCCGGCGGCGGAGCTCGAGGTCGCCGACACGGGCGAAGGCATTCCGCTCGAGGACCAGACGCGCATATTCCAGAAATTCGAGCAGGTGGCGCGGCAGAGGCGCGGGGGCACGGGGCTGGGTCTGGCCATAGCCAAGTTCTTTGTGGAGGCGCACCGCGGCCGCATCTGGGTGGATTCGCAGGAGGGCAAGGGTTCGCGCTTCACCTTCACCATCCCCAAGGGTCTGGCGCACGACAAAGACGGGGCCGTGGTCTTGGGACCTGCGCCTGCGCCGCCGCCGGGCCAGGCCAAGAAGAGCCCTCAGGGCACGGAGCAGGCCAAGCCCTGTTGA
- a CDS encoding glycyl-radical enzyme activating protein — MRSLVFLKGCPLSCAWCCNPESQQARPELMRRPGLCVACGRCAAASPDLAAVEACPSGALGLVGREVAAEELLDEIERDRDFYRNSGGGVTFSGGEPFSQAVFLGELLAGCRGRGIHCAVETCGQAQPGTLAALEPAVDLFLFDLKVLDPERHRRLTGQDNRLILDNFRFLAGLCPGRLVPRLTVVPGISDTPENLSALAGLLHELKLGRIELIPYHPLGLGKWEGLGRAPACLPDADPLGGRTEAAARTFAQQGLACSVP; from the coding sequence ATACGGTCCTTGGTCTTCCTCAAGGGCTGCCCGCTGAGCTGCGCCTGGTGCTGCAACCCCGAATCCCAGCAAGCCCGGCCCGAGCTCATGCGCAGGCCCGGGCTCTGCGTCGCCTGCGGCCGCTGCGCCGCGGCATCCCCGGATCTGGCCGCGGTGGAGGCCTGCCCGAGCGGCGCCCTGGGCCTGGTCGGCCGCGAAGTCGCGGCGGAGGAACTGCTCGACGAGATCGAGCGCGACCGGGACTTCTACCGCAACTCCGGAGGCGGCGTCACTTTCTCGGGAGGAGAGCCTTTTTCCCAGGCGGTATTCCTGGGGGAATTGCTGGCCGGCTGCCGCGGCCGCGGCATACACTGCGCCGTGGAGACCTGCGGGCAGGCCCAGCCCGGGACCCTAGCGGCCCTGGAGCCGGCCGTGGATCTTTTTCTGTTCGATCTGAAGGTCTTGGACCCGGAGCGGCATCGCCGGCTCACCGGGCAAGACAACCGGCTGATCCTGGACAATTTCCGGTTTCTCGCCGGCCTTTGTCCAGGAAGACTCGTGCCCCGTCTGACCGTGGTGCCGGGCATCTCGGACACCCCGGAGAACCTTTCGGCCCTGGCCGGGCTGCTCCATGAGCTCAAGCTCGGGAGGATCGAACTGATCCCGTACCATCCCCTGGGGCTGGGCAAGTGGGAGGGGCTCGGCCGCGCGCCCGCCTGCCTGCCGGACGCGGACCCTCTAGGCGGAAGGACCGAGGCGGCGGCCCGCACCTTCGCTCAACAGGGCTTGGCCTGCTCCGTGCCCTGA